One window of Cystobacter fuscus DSM 2262 genomic DNA carries:
- a CDS encoding DMT family transporter has translation MAPPFLPSKDPATPMSSPALARTTSPSPLAGAWLTPLELGLLGAIWGASFMFMRIAARDFGALPLVELRLALGALVLMPFLWRARAAFGPKLWPKLALIGVINSAVPFSLFAWAAQRAPAGIGAITNSMTVLFTALVAFLFYGERIGKRRAVALFAGFAGVVVLASGKVGGASIGWAVAAGTTAAFLYGIGANMVRRHLTGLPAGAVAAATLSCAALLTLPFAVATWPSHPIPAVSWLSAAALGVICSGIAYTLYYRLIQRIGAARAVTVTYLVPLFAVAWAWLMLGEPLTGTMLSAGALILGSVALSQRKSA, from the coding sequence ATGGCGCCGCCTTTCCTCCCTTCCAAGGACCCGGCAACCCCCATGAGCTCTCCCGCGCTCGCCCGTACGACATCCCCTTCCCCCCTGGCAGGAGCGTGGCTCACGCCGCTCGAGCTGGGCCTGCTTGGCGCCATCTGGGGTGCATCCTTCATGTTCATGCGCATCGCCGCCAGGGACTTTGGCGCGCTGCCCCTGGTCGAGCTCCGGCTCGCCCTGGGAGCGCTCGTGCTGATGCCCTTCCTGTGGCGAGCGCGCGCGGCCTTCGGTCCGAAGCTGTGGCCAAAGCTGGCGCTGATCGGCGTGATCAACTCCGCGGTGCCGTTCTCGCTGTTCGCCTGGGCGGCGCAACGTGCACCGGCCGGCATCGGAGCGATCACCAACAGCATGACGGTGCTGTTCACCGCCCTGGTGGCGTTCCTGTTCTACGGGGAGCGCATCGGCAAGCGGCGTGCGGTGGCGCTGTTCGCGGGCTTCGCCGGCGTGGTGGTGCTGGCCAGCGGCAAGGTCGGGGGCGCGAGCATCGGCTGGGCGGTGGCGGCGGGCACGACGGCCGCGTTCCTCTATGGCATTGGCGCGAACATGGTGCGACGTCATCTCACCGGCCTGCCGGCTGGCGCGGTCGCCGCGGCCACGCTGTCCTGCGCGGCATTGCTGACGCTGCCGTTCGCGGTCGCCACGTGGCCGTCGCATCCCATCCCGGCGGTGTCGTGGCTGTCGGCCGCGGCGCTCGGCGTCATCTGCTCCGGCATCGCGTACACCTTGTACTACCGCCTCATCCAGCGCATCGGCGCGGCGCGCGCGGTCACCGTCACCTACCTCGTGCCGCTGTTCGCCGTGGCCTGGGCCTGGCTGATGCTGGGCGAGCCGCTGACGGGCACCATGTTGAGCGCGGGCGCGCTGATCCTGGGAAGCGTGGCGCTGAGTCAGCGGAAATCGGCGTAG
- a CDS encoding matrixin family metalloprotease has product MTKKLTRSWVVPFALLGLAGCAKPGSDEAPAPASGDAHATAWVPGTPVPAQAHAEGTGHTMEMDWIRRDGSIDDLTDHSALIVSGRVESTRYDVVRAWAQSKVEGQPTGPESGIYSDLPVTIATVRIGDIARSSQEFKTASGGTVAQGSTVEIMFPGGLLSDGCTIAPQDSLLPAVGAQAVFFLVPPGGTKPLATRSMEGLYSVVGGPVGQFQVKDGLIQDAGSQRHAAATEGYAGKPVSALLERVASRAKAVQYLGPDLPRLAMLDERPSQGPSAQSWCGIPLFPHKWCRKPTNITFTDYSSTKWPVGDGMNEWMYNNYNNSLYLHWRASGTSDVMVYENNYGANGWYGYATYNAASASCMASAIIQLNTYYYSGWHYGKTVSTHEIGHVLGLNHHRDCNSIMYYNPTACAANITTCDMQAVSERYPY; this is encoded by the coding sequence GTGACCAAGAAACTGACGCGTTCCTGGGTCGTTCCATTCGCCCTCCTGGGCCTGGCTGGATGTGCCAAGCCCGGTTCCGACGAAGCGCCCGCTCCCGCTTCCGGGGACGCTCACGCGACGGCGTGGGTGCCCGGGACGCCGGTGCCCGCCCAGGCGCATGCCGAGGGAACGGGGCACACGATGGAGATGGACTGGATCCGCCGGGACGGTTCGATCGATGACCTGACCGACCACTCGGCGTTGATCGTCAGCGGCCGGGTGGAGTCCACGCGCTACGACGTCGTCCGCGCCTGGGCGCAGTCCAAGGTGGAGGGGCAGCCTACCGGACCGGAGAGCGGCATCTACTCCGACCTTCCGGTGACCATCGCGACCGTGCGGATCGGCGACATCGCGCGCTCCTCGCAGGAGTTCAAGACCGCCTCGGGCGGCACGGTGGCGCAGGGCTCCACCGTGGAGATCATGTTCCCGGGCGGTCTGCTCTCCGACGGATGCACGATCGCGCCGCAGGACAGCTTGCTGCCGGCGGTGGGCGCCCAGGCGGTCTTCTTCCTCGTCCCGCCGGGGGGCACCAAGCCCCTGGCCACGCGCTCCATGGAGGGCCTCTACTCCGTGGTCGGCGGCCCGGTGGGCCAGTTCCAGGTGAAGGACGGCCTCATCCAGGACGCGGGCTCGCAGCGTCACGCCGCCGCGACCGAGGGATACGCCGGCAAGCCGGTCAGCGCGCTGCTCGAGCGGGTCGCGTCCCGCGCGAAGGCCGTCCAGTACCTGGGCCCCGACCTGCCCAGGCTGGCCATGTTGGATGAGCGCCCCTCACAGGGGCCGTCCGCCCAGAGCTGGTGCGGGATTCCGCTCTTCCCCCACAAGTGGTGCCGCAAGCCCACGAACATCACCTTCACGGACTACTCCAGCACGAAGTGGCCCGTCGGCGACGGCATGAACGAGTGGATGTACAACAACTACAACAACAGCCTGTACCTCCACTGGCGCGCCAGCGGCACGTCCGACGTCATGGTGTACGAGAACAACTACGGCGCCAATGGCTGGTACGGGTATGCGACCTACAACGCCGCCAGCGCTAGCTGCATGGCGAGCGCCATCATCCAGTTGAACACCTACTACTACTCGGGCTGGCACTACGGGAAGACGGTCTCGACCCACGAGATCGGGCACGTCCTCGGGCTCAATCACCACAGGGATTGCAACTCGATCATGTATTACAACCCCACCGCGTGTGCGGCCAACATCACGACCTGCGACATGCAGGCGGTGTCGGAGCGCTATCCGTACTGA
- a CDS encoding helicase-related protein, giving the protein MSHRRQSTTPSLPLSTLDGRSFGRPGDEFEENLEGKWIPQADDYTRIIALVKRIEQGLSVDAEGLGIAPRQVDYYTQAAQILGLVSAKNRLLAAGRALLSLQDDPTRRARLALAFENSRCGRAWTKWFGVTSLAEVNPKSATEFITARTDLGGATVGRRASTLETWMDAWMYFHPAVQKDRDPAQARKAHALGHTAVLDSGQSRLVVQALGPGTSLLRCATAYLSVGGYELLVEPLREAELRLLVGSDSAFTSVSQIITDFRRSITEGVPTLDKKEAIQDLQRGVVTGRVKVRIFDPRYKPRLHAKIYIFDEYAAYVASANLSKSGLQTNIEGGFSVREPDAIAYYRNQFDSLFQKGVELTQEVLRELEESWAFAPLTTPYLLYLRVLIELFPGVPELTRETQRRLADYQELTVGAVLRALVEQRGALLISPTGTGKTVMACYAAKVLFLRRDVQRIIVICPNARLHRMWEEEFHRFGLPVKVVTHGIVQGKGAPAEGHATRLGRIHGGARETDLVIVDECHAFRNVRTNGFENLNSLLDRREGPGVPRLLLLSATPMSRGLDDLNALLQLVSEPPLEKIEDLVSARRVVNITLPFIIKRFGIKKSGHSGGGLRFGNEVRYFGRIQVRTLSYQSPAEQVFDLISKMDFRFRWLPDEMEELRAAGDVAFPQGEIVESAAFLKLLLLRRAESSPGAIRQTIDRLLASDESRLAPESREELNANLRELRRLTQSTVNDTKLTELVRVLKERVGRRRVLVFSLWTDTVEYLVSALSRELPGAKIEALTGRLNTKERGRLIRRFAPSAQGRSRRVRHDDIDVLVATDAIAEGENLQDADVVVNYDLPWTPLCLIQRVGRVDRPTKKLRDIEVLNFYPENELFEQLLQLRRRLEDRSRMYEKMSRTQVVGETERNLAHVDENDIGLICEFYKSAVDFERIREKCTRVPTSAYLLDRAGASKRDVTRASSLPIGVCSCRSGPRPGIFALLRMGTELRCVFWPADGGPPEESPGNQAHDLLLEYVRVSPETAQLDEPSTFRQELEALVQQWAENHRPKGDEVSVVCAESIVPKRTDMP; this is encoded by the coding sequence ATGAGCCATCGCCGTCAAAGCACAACGCCTTCGCTCCCACTAAGCACGCTGGATGGAAGATCCTTCGGTCGTCCGGGGGACGAGTTCGAGGAGAATCTCGAGGGCAAGTGGATTCCCCAGGCGGACGACTACACCCGGATCATCGCGCTCGTGAAACGCATCGAGCAGGGTCTTTCCGTCGATGCGGAGGGACTTGGGATCGCCCCGCGGCAGGTGGATTACTACACCCAGGCCGCGCAGATTCTCGGTCTCGTCTCGGCGAAGAACCGGCTGCTCGCGGCGGGCCGGGCGCTGTTGTCTCTCCAGGATGATCCCACACGCCGTGCGCGGTTGGCACTCGCATTCGAGAACAGCCGATGCGGTCGCGCGTGGACAAAATGGTTTGGTGTGACCAGTCTGGCCGAGGTCAATCCCAAGAGCGCGACGGAATTCATCACCGCCAGAACTGACCTCGGCGGTGCAACCGTGGGCCGCCGTGCCTCCACGCTGGAGACGTGGATGGATGCCTGGATGTATTTCCATCCAGCGGTGCAGAAAGACCGCGATCCCGCGCAAGCCCGGAAAGCCCATGCCTTGGGACACACGGCGGTGCTGGATAGCGGTCAATCCCGGCTGGTTGTCCAGGCACTGGGTCCGGGAACGTCCTTGCTGCGATGCGCAACGGCTTACCTCTCCGTTGGAGGCTACGAGCTGCTCGTCGAACCGTTGAGAGAGGCGGAACTGCGTCTGCTTGTCGGCTCGGATTCAGCCTTCACGAGTGTCAGCCAAATCATCACGGACTTCCGCCGGAGCATCACGGAAGGGGTTCCGACGCTCGATAAAAAAGAAGCCATCCAGGATCTTCAGCGTGGCGTCGTCACCGGGCGGGTCAAGGTTCGGATTTTCGACCCACGCTACAAGCCACGACTTCATGCGAAGATATACATCTTCGATGAGTACGCGGCTTATGTCGCGTCCGCGAATCTCTCCAAGAGCGGTCTACAAACCAATATCGAGGGGGGATTCAGCGTCCGCGAGCCCGACGCCATCGCATACTACCGCAACCAGTTCGATTCCTTGTTCCAGAAAGGGGTGGAACTGACGCAAGAGGTGCTGCGTGAACTGGAGGAGAGCTGGGCCTTCGCGCCGCTGACGACGCCTTATCTCCTTTACCTTCGGGTATTGATTGAGCTGTTTCCAGGAGTTCCTGAACTCACCCGGGAGACGCAGCGGCGGCTCGCGGACTATCAAGAGTTGACGGTGGGCGCGGTGCTGCGCGCCCTGGTCGAACAGCGGGGGGCGCTGTTGATTTCTCCCACGGGCACAGGCAAGACGGTCATGGCCTGTTACGCCGCTAAGGTTCTGTTCTTGCGGCGGGATGTCCAGCGCATCATCGTCATCTGCCCGAATGCTCGGCTTCATCGAATGTGGGAGGAGGAGTTTCACCGCTTCGGGCTCCCGGTGAAGGTGGTGACGCATGGCATCGTCCAGGGCAAGGGAGCTCCTGCGGAAGGTCACGCAACTCGTCTTGGCCGGATTCATGGCGGCGCACGTGAAACGGATCTCGTCATCGTCGATGAGTGCCACGCCTTCAGGAACGTGCGAACGAATGGGTTCGAGAACCTGAACTCCCTGTTGGACCGACGCGAAGGCCCCGGCGTACCCCGTCTGCTGCTTCTCTCCGCGACGCCCATGAGCAGGGGCCTGGATGATCTGAACGCGCTGCTCCAATTGGTCTCCGAGCCTCCTCTGGAGAAAATCGAGGATCTCGTGAGCGCGCGCCGGGTCGTGAACATCACACTTCCCTTCATCATCAAGCGCTTCGGTATCAAGAAATCAGGCCATTCTGGAGGGGGGCTCCGGTTCGGGAATGAGGTAAGGTATTTTGGCCGGATTCAAGTTCGTACCCTGTCGTATCAGTCGCCTGCGGAGCAGGTGTTCGATCTCATCTCCAAGATGGACTTTCGTTTCCGGTGGCTTCCAGATGAGATGGAGGAATTGAGGGCGGCGGGTGACGTCGCATTCCCCCAGGGAGAGATCGTCGAATCAGCAGCATTCCTCAAGCTGCTCTTGCTGCGAAGAGCGGAAAGCAGTCCTGGAGCCATCAGGCAGACGATTGATCGCTTGTTGGCGTCGGACGAGAGCAGGTTGGCTCCTGAATCCCGGGAGGAACTCAATGCGAATCTGCGAGAACTGCGACGACTGACGCAATCCACTGTGAACGATACGAAGCTGACGGAACTCGTGCGTGTGCTCAAGGAGCGTGTTGGTCGGCGACGTGTGCTTGTCTTTTCGCTCTGGACGGATACGGTTGAGTATCTCGTGTCCGCGCTGTCCAGGGAGTTGCCTGGGGCGAAGATCGAGGCGTTGACGGGTAGACTCAACACGAAGGAGCGCGGGCGGTTGATTCGACGCTTCGCGCCATCCGCTCAGGGACGTTCGCGCCGCGTGAGACACGACGATATCGATGTTCTTGTCGCCACAGACGCCATCGCCGAGGGTGAAAACCTTCAGGATGCGGATGTCGTTGTCAATTACGATTTGCCGTGGACCCCTCTCTGTCTGATCCAACGGGTCGGGCGTGTGGATCGACCCACGAAGAAGCTGAGAGACATCGAGGTCTTGAACTTCTATCCAGAGAACGAGCTTTTCGAGCAGTTGTTGCAACTCCGGCGGAGATTGGAAGATCGCTCCAGGATGTACGAGAAGATGTCGCGGACTCAAGTCGTCGGAGAGACCGAGCGGAACCTCGCCCATGTGGATGAGAACGACATCGGGCTGATTTGCGAGTTCTACAAGTCCGCCGTCGACTTTGAGCGGATCCGCGAGAAGTGCACACGCGTGCCGACATCGGCGTATCTGCTCGACAGGGCAGGGGCGTCGAAGCGTGACGTGACTCGGGCCAGCTCACTGCCCATCGGTGTCTGTTCGTGTCGGAGCGGACCCCGGCCTGGAATCTTCGCGCTCCTGCGGATGGGGACAGAGTTGCGATGCGTCTTCTGGCCTGCGGACGGCGGTCCCCCCGAGGAGTCTCCTGGAAATCAGGCTCACGACTTGCTTCTCGAATACGTCCGGGTTTCTCCCGAGACAGCTCAGCTCGACGAACCATCCACCTTCAGGCAAGAACTCGAGGCCCTCGTCCAGCAATGGGCGGAGAACCACCGGCCGAAGGGTGATGAAGTCTCGGTCGTTTGCGCCGAGTCCATCGTGCCAAAGCGTACGGACATGCCTTGA
- a CDS encoding TetR/AcrR family transcriptional regulator: MFEHFGTRAGLLIALYRDYDERQTLAMRAALETNGRTLEDVAGIVSAAYIDCVLTAGPEFGAIFAARSATEEMEDFRQSLRDSYVAEYREAFARFVKLPRQEGQVLMEGILGASEALAQAAASGRTSREQAIAALSRIMLGALSAPDRP; the protein is encoded by the coding sequence TTGTTTGAGCATTTCGGCACACGAGCCGGACTGCTCATCGCCCTGTATCGAGACTATGACGAGCGACAGACCCTGGCGATGCGCGCCGCCCTGGAGACCAATGGACGGACGCTCGAGGACGTCGCGGGGATTGTCAGCGCCGCCTACATCGATTGCGTCCTGACTGCCGGACCCGAGTTCGGAGCCATCTTCGCGGCCCGCTCGGCCACTGAAGAAATGGAGGACTTCCGGCAATCCTTGCGAGACTCCTATGTCGCCGAGTATCGCGAGGCGTTCGCGCGCTTCGTGAAGCTTCCCCGCCAGGAGGGCCAGGTGCTGATGGAGGGCATCCTCGGCGCCTCGGAAGCCCTGGCGCAAGCCGCCGCCTCGGGGCGGACGTCGCGAGAGCAGGCCATCGCCGCGCTCTCGCGCATCATGCTCGGGGCGCTCAGCGCCCCGGACCGGCCGTGA